A window from Vicia villosa cultivar HV-30 ecotype Madison, WI unplaced genomic scaffold, Vvil1.0 ctg.001059F_1_1, whole genome shotgun sequence encodes these proteins:
- the LOC131632988 gene encoding uncharacterized protein LOC131632988, whose amino-acid sequence MANVAISELDKNCGKVVAEIVKLERKIFPKHESLASFFENELKKKNSGLLYLHVDGQLAGYVMYSWPSSLYASITKLAVKEQWRRHGYGEVLLKAAIEKCRTRKVSRIMLHVDPLRTPALNLYKKHGFQVDCLVESYYSSDRNAYRMYLDFDSS is encoded by the exons ATGGCAAATGTGGCGATTAGTGAACTTGACAAAAACTGTGGTAAGGTTGTGGCAGAGATAGTGAAATTGGAGAGAAAGATCTTTCCGAAACACGAATCACTCGCTTCCTTCTTTGAAAATGAACTGAAAAAGAAGAACAGCGGATTGCTTTATCTTCACGTGGATGGCCAACTAGCAGGCTATGTCATGTATTCCTGGCCTTCCTCCTTGTACGCCTCTATCACCAAACTCGCAG TGAAAGAGCAATGGAGGAGGCATGGATATGGAGAGGTTCTTTTGAAAGCGGCAATTGAGAAATGCAGAACAAGAAAAGTTTCGCGTATAATGCTTCACGTGGATCCGTTGAGAACCCCTGCATTGAATCTGTACAAGAAGCATGGTTTCCAAGTTGATTGTTTGGTTGAAAGCTATTACTCTTCGGATAGAAATGCTTATAGAATGTACTTGGACTTTGATTCAAGTTGA